The region ATGATTTAACACGTGGGCGTATAACTTTCAGGATGCGCTAAATTGGATTTTAATTTCGATTACTGTTCTAAATTCCTGAGAATGGAGTGATATGAGCTCGAAAGGCATTGTAAGCTGGTTCAACGAGCAAAAAGGGTTCGGTTTTATCACAGATGAAAACGGACGGGATGTATACGTCCATTACTCTGAAGTAATTCGTGACGGGTTCAAAACTCTTAATGTTGGTGAAAAAGTTGTTTTTGAGCTGGTTGGCGATAGCCTTGCACCGAAAGCTGCTTCTGTAAGAATTTTGAATTATTAGATTGAAATATGAAAGGCCCGGTTGCTTCAATAACAGACGGGCCTTGCTTTTATTATTTGTATTTTGCGGAACCTTATCTTTGCCCTGCCTCATTTTTTGTAGGTTCTAAAACTGCATCGATATTTATTTTTCGAGAAGTTAATTTCCCGTCAATTATCTCATGTCTTATCATTTGCCAGTCCAAATGATCTATAAAATCTACCTTTGCCCATGCTGTTTTGGGAAGTCTTTTGACCAGTTCTTCTAAGAAATCATCAATATCTATATAATGGCCTTCGTAATCTAGATTAAGTAACTCGTTTTTATAGACAATTTTATTAAATGGGATTTTATCTTTCATTTCATCAAAATCTTTTTGCGAAAGCCCCTGTATATCTCCGTAAACTCTGACAGCTTCCATTATATAAACTCCATGATATTGTTGTAAATTAGGATTACACTTAGAAAAGATGAACAATTTATCATCTAATTATTTAAAAATATAAGTTAATATTTAATTAAGCATTAATTGGGGGAAGAAAAGTGTGCGTGTATAAAAAAAGATTCACTAATAGAGTGAATCTTTTTAATAGAAATGAGAAAAAAGAAATCAGTAATGTCTATCGGTTGATTCCTTCAATCAGTTTTATCGCTTTTTCAGGAAGTAAATGAAGATCCGGCTTTGATACTTGTTCATTGGCTCCAACAGAGTCTCCCTTGTGCTTAAGCTCTTTAGTAATGATTGAAGAGTACAAAATAACAGGAATATCTTTAAAGTCTGTGTCTTCTCTTATCCATTTAGTAAGGCTGAATCCGTCCATAAGAGGCATTTCGATATCTGAGATAACGATTTCTAGGTAATCTCTTATGGGACGTTTTTCTTGGTGCGCGATATTTTTAATTTTTTTCAAGGTATTGAGAGCTTCTTCGCCATTGTGGACGATAGTATGTCTGAAATTGGCGGAAACAAGAATCTTATCCAGCATAGCCCGAATAGTCGGAGAATCATCACAAACAAGAGCTGTATATGCCTCTGAAGCCACCGCTGAAGGCTCCGCAAGGTTACCACCCAGAGTAGGGTCAAGGTCTGCCAAAATACTTTCAAGGTCTAATAGCTGAATAAATCTGTCTTCACGTTCGACTATGCCTATAATACAGCTTTCGTTAAAGCTGCTCATAAATTTATCAGGCGAAAGAACTTGTTGCCAGCCGACTCTGTGTATTTCAGTCACACCACTTACTTGAAAGCCAGAAACCGTCTGACTGAATTCAGTCACAATCACAATGTCATATTTCTGGTTGTCTTTTTCAAGGCCAAGCCATACAGCAAGATCAAGGACTGGCAAGATATGATTTCGCAGAGGGATTGTTCCCATAAAGCAGGGATGCTCTGCTGATTCTGGGTGCTCAAGGTTTGGGCTTTCAATAACTTGCATAACCTTGGCGACATTGACGCCAAAGTGACATCTTTCTGCAGGTCCTGCGTCAGATACAGGTATATCAATATAAAATTCAAGAATTTCGAGCTCATTAGTCCCTGTTTCAAGTAGAATTTCATTTTTTGCCATTTCGAAGGCTCCAGCTTTTAAAGTGTGAGCAATAGATGCTCAAGTAAAATGTTAAAATCATGCGATTTGACTAAAATACCTCAATAGAGTTTTAAGGTCTATATTTTTTGAGCCATAAAGGTGTAGTTAGATAAATAATTAGTTCTTTACAAGATTTAATTATAGGGTATGTTTTAAGGGTATAGAAAAGGTAGGCATAATATGTACAAAATATTGATAGCTGAAGATGATAGAATTTCACAGAAACTTGCAGCAAGATTTGTTGAGGGGATGGGGTATATTCCATTTATCAGTCCTCATGGTAAGCATGCGTATGAAGCTTTAAAAGCCGAGAACGAATTTGATGTGTTGATCACAGATTATATGATGCCTGAGATGGATGGGAGGCAACTTATTCAAACGCTCAGGGGTGATTCTAAGTTTATGGAATTGCCGATAGTTTTGATGTCCGCGGTTGTGGGGGTTTCAGATATTTCTAATTTGCTTGCACTTGGGGCTACTTATTTTTTGACAAAGCCAATTGATAAAATTGAGTTTGAAGAAGTTGTAAGTCGCTGTCTCAAGTAGTTTTTGACTAGTAAATATTATAGCGCATTATTGGATAATGTCGTTTTATTAAACGGATTCCGAAATTCAATCGGGGTCCGTTTTTTGTTTGTAAAATTAAGAGGTCACTACGGGGTTGTTACGAATCCAGATTGGGTATAATGAACTTCTAAGATTTTTTAAAAGTAAGGTCATATTTTAATTGTATTTAATATTACCTTAAAACGTTAATATGGGGGGTGCGTCTTGTCCCTGAAAGTTTTAGAGCAATTTAAAAATCCAGAGCTTTGTAAAGAACTTCTTGATTGCCTCAATA is a window of Desulfovibrio sp. UCD-KL4C DNA encoding:
- a CDS encoding cold-shock protein; the encoded protein is MSSKGIVSWFNEQKGFGFITDENGRDVYVHYSEVIRDGFKTLNVGEKVVFELVGDSLAPKAASVRILNY
- a CDS encoding chemotaxis protein; amino-acid sequence: MAKNEILLETGTNELEILEFYIDIPVSDAGPAERCHFGVNVAKVMQVIESPNLEHPESAEHPCFMGTIPLRNHILPVLDLAVWLGLEKDNQKYDIVIVTEFSQTVSGFQVSGVTEIHRVGWQQVLSPDKFMSSFNESCIIGIVEREDRFIQLLDLESILADLDPTLGGNLAEPSAVASEAYTALVCDDSPTIRAMLDKILVSANFRHTIVHNGEEALNTLKKIKNIAHQEKRPIRDYLEIVISDIEMPLMDGFSLTKWIREDTDFKDIPVILYSSIITKELKHKGDSVGANEQVSKPDLHLLPEKAIKLIEGINR
- a CDS encoding response regulator encodes the protein MYKILIAEDDRISQKLAARFVEGMGYIPFISPHGKHAYEALKAENEFDVLITDYMMPEMDGRQLIQTLRGDSKFMELPIVLMSAVVGVSDISNLLALGATYFLTKPIDKIEFEEVVSRCLK